One Williamsia phyllosphaerae DNA segment encodes these proteins:
- a CDS encoding D-alanine--D-alanine ligase — protein sequence MSGQRTVLQLVGSAVDEFHADLSRLYAGGCVEAVDDPARYDTHLAYVGPDGSWRFPTDLSEAALDRAPTMGLPAALAHIESLRVDVMVPQMFCLPGMTAYRALFDALRIPYVGNTPDLMAIAADKAKTRAIVAAAGVAVPAGVVVRAGEHPDVTLPVVVKPVDADNSAGVTLVRDPADLGPAITDALEHSESALVESYIELGREVRCGILVRDGELVCLPLEEYAVDARSKPIRRADDKLARSDSGELYLVAKDDAHAWIVDVDDPITERVWEAARRCHVALGARHYSLFDFRIDPDGDPWFLEAGLYCSFSRGSVVAVMAAAAGIDVTELFATALRELTSERTSSSTTQH from the coding sequence ATGAGCGGGCAACGCACCGTGCTGCAGCTCGTCGGCTCCGCCGTCGACGAGTTCCATGCCGATCTGTCACGTCTGTACGCAGGCGGTTGCGTCGAGGCCGTCGACGATCCGGCGCGCTACGACACCCATCTCGCCTACGTCGGCCCCGACGGCTCGTGGCGCTTCCCGACCGACCTCTCCGAGGCGGCTCTGGACCGGGCGCCGACGATGGGGCTGCCCGCGGCGCTCGCCCACATCGAGTCGTTGCGGGTCGACGTGATGGTGCCGCAGATGTTCTGCCTGCCCGGCATGACCGCCTACCGCGCACTGTTCGACGCCCTGCGGATCCCGTATGTCGGCAACACCCCCGACCTGATGGCGATCGCGGCGGACAAGGCGAAGACCCGGGCGATCGTCGCGGCCGCCGGTGTCGCCGTTCCCGCCGGGGTCGTGGTGCGTGCCGGCGAGCACCCCGACGTCACCCTGCCCGTCGTGGTCAAGCCGGTCGACGCCGACAACTCGGCCGGGGTCACCCTGGTACGCGACCCGGCCGATCTCGGTCCCGCGATCACCGACGCGCTCGAGCACTCCGAGTCCGCCCTGGTCGAGTCCTACATCGAGCTGGGCCGAGAGGTGCGGTGCGGCATCCTCGTTCGCGATGGCGAGTTGGTCTGCCTGCCGCTCGAGGAATACGCCGTCGACGCGCGGTCCAAGCCGATCCGCCGGGCCGACGACAAGCTCGCCCGTTCCGACAGCGGCGAGCTGTACCTCGTGGCCAAGGACGACGCCCACGCCTGGATCGTCGACGTCGACGACCCGATCACCGAGCGGGTGTGGGAGGCGGCGCGCCGATGCCACGTCGCCCTCGGCGCACGTCACTACAGTCTCTTCGATTTCCGCATCGACCCGGACGGCGATCCCTGGTTCCTCGAGGCCGGGCTGTACTGCTCGTTCTCCCGGGGCAGCGTGGTCGCGGTCATGGCGGCCGCCGCCGGGATCGACGTCACCGAACTGTTCGCGACCGCGTTGCGCGAACTCACCTCCGAGAGGACATCGTCATCGACCACACAGCACTGA
- the pyk gene encoding pyruvate kinase — translation MNRRTKIVCTLGPATDSAEGVRELVESGMDVARLNFSHGTHADHQAMYERVRAASDVTGRAVGILADLQGPKIRLGRFAQGRTEWATGEQVRITVDDIEGTHDRVSTTYKELALDAQPGDRLLVDDGKVGLTVIDVDGNDVVCRVTEGGPVSNNKGVSLPGMNVSVPAMSDKDTADLEFALSLGVDLIALSFVRSPADIELVHEVMDRVGRRVPVIAKLEKPEAIDNLEAVVLAFDAVMVARGDLGVELPLEEVPLVQKRAIQIARENAKPVIVATQMLESMIENSRPTRAEASDVANAVLDGADAVMLSGETSVGKYVMETVRTMARIVNAVENGTRDVPPLSHVPRTKRGIISYAARDIGERLDAKALVAFTQSGDTVRRLARLHTRLPLLAFTPLPEVRSQLAMSWGTETFLVDNVDSTDAMIRQVDNSLLKIGRLNVGDQVVIVAGAPPGTVGSTNLIHVHRIGEEDH, via the coding sequence GTGAATCGCCGTACAAAGATTGTCTGCACCCTCGGCCCTGCGACCGATTCGGCCGAAGGAGTCCGCGAACTCGTCGAGAGCGGGATGGACGTCGCGCGGCTCAACTTCAGCCACGGCACCCACGCCGATCATCAGGCGATGTACGAGCGCGTGCGCGCGGCCTCCGACGTCACCGGCCGTGCGGTCGGCATCCTCGCCGACCTGCAGGGTCCCAAGATCCGGCTGGGACGTTTCGCCCAGGGGCGTACCGAGTGGGCCACCGGTGAGCAGGTCCGCATCACCGTCGACGACATCGAGGGCACCCACGATCGCGTCTCGACCACCTACAAGGAACTCGCTCTCGACGCACAGCCGGGCGACCGCCTGCTCGTCGACGACGGCAAGGTCGGTCTGACCGTCATCGACGTCGACGGCAACGACGTGGTCTGCCGCGTCACCGAGGGTGGTCCGGTCAGCAACAACAAGGGCGTCTCGCTGCCCGGGATGAACGTCTCGGTGCCCGCGATGTCCGACAAGGACACCGCCGACCTCGAGTTCGCGTTGTCGCTGGGTGTCGACCTGATCGCACTGTCGTTCGTCCGGTCACCCGCCGACATCGAACTCGTCCACGAGGTGATGGATCGCGTCGGTCGCCGCGTGCCGGTGATCGCGAAGCTGGAGAAGCCGGAGGCCATCGACAACCTCGAGGCCGTGGTCCTCGCCTTCGACGCCGTCATGGTCGCCCGCGGTGACCTGGGCGTGGAGCTCCCGCTCGAAGAGGTACCGCTCGTGCAGAAGCGGGCCATCCAGATCGCCCGCGAGAACGCCAAGCCGGTCATCGTGGCCACGCAGATGCTCGAGTCGATGATCGAGAACTCGCGACCCACCCGGGCCGAGGCCTCCGACGTCGCCAACGCCGTGCTCGACGGTGCCGACGCGGTCATGCTGTCCGGCGAGACCTCGGTGGGCAAGTACGTGATGGAGACCGTGCGCACCATGGCGCGGATCGTCAACGCCGTGGAGAACGGCACACGCGACGTGCCGCCGCTGAGCCACGTCCCCCGCACCAAGCGCGGGATCATCTCCTACGCCGCCCGCGACATCGGTGAGCGGCTCGACGCCAAGGCCCTGGTGGCCTTCACCCAGTCCGGCGACACGGTCCGCCGACTCGCCCGACTGCACACGCGACTGCCGCTGCTGGCGTTCACGCCGTTGCCCGAGGTGCGCAGTCAGCTGGCGATGAGCTGGGGGACCGAGACGTTCCTGGTCGACAACGTCGACAGCACCGACGCCATGATCCGTCAGGTGGACAACTCGCTGCTCAAGATCGGTCGGCTCAACGTGGGCGACCAGGTCGTCATCGTCGCGGGTGCCCCTCCCGGCACGGTGGGGTCGACCAACCTGATCCACGTGCACCGGATCGGCGAAGAGGACCACTGA
- a CDS encoding ATP-grasp enzyme encodes MTTTADPTTTTVARGPRTAGVGRTVAALAGLTATLPLDLALVSLALLRPRSRSAAAPDRRTVLITGGKMTKSLSLARAFHDAGHRVVLVEAPKYRFTGHRFSRAVDVFHTVPEPTAPGFAEALRDVVVAEGVDVVIPVSSPASSIHEARARALLDEHCEVIHADLETVTMLDDKDAFSTTAESFGLRVPDHARITDPQQIEDFDFPAGREYILKRIAYNPVGRMDLTRLTRETPARNAEFARSLSISESDPWILQEFIAGREYCTHGTVRNGALTVYGCCESSAFQVNYAMVDKPEIRSWVEHFVTSLGATGQMSFDFIEAPDGHAYAIECNPRTHSAITMYYDHPDVAAAYLEDDHPVITPRSTARPTYWIYHELWRLITESGRRRHRLRTIADGTDAIFSWTDPLPYLLVHHLQIPSLLWNNMRRGSGWTRIDFNIGKLVETGGD; translated from the coding sequence ATGACCACGACCGCAGACCCCACCACCACGACCGTCGCGCGCGGTCCGCGGACCGCCGGAGTCGGTCGGACCGTGGCCGCGCTCGCGGGCCTGACGGCCACCCTGCCTCTCGACCTCGCACTGGTCTCGCTCGCGCTGCTCCGCCCGCGGTCGAGGTCGGCCGCCGCTCCGGATCGTCGGACCGTTCTCATCACCGGCGGCAAGATGACCAAGTCGCTGTCGCTCGCCCGGGCGTTCCACGACGCAGGTCACCGGGTCGTGTTGGTCGAGGCACCGAAGTACCGGTTCACCGGACACCGGTTCTCGCGTGCGGTCGACGTGTTCCACACCGTCCCCGAACCGACAGCCCCCGGCTTCGCCGAGGCGCTGCGCGACGTCGTGGTCGCCGAGGGGGTCGACGTCGTGATCCCGGTGTCCTCACCTGCGTCGAGCATCCACGAGGCGCGGGCGCGGGCGCTGCTCGACGAGCACTGCGAGGTCATCCACGCCGACCTCGAGACCGTCACCATGCTCGACGACAAGGACGCGTTCTCCACGACCGCCGAGTCGTTCGGACTCCGGGTGCCCGACCACGCCCGGATCACCGACCCGCAACAGATCGAGGACTTCGACTTCCCCGCAGGACGTGAGTACATCCTCAAGCGGATCGCCTACAACCCGGTCGGTCGGATGGATCTCACCCGTCTGACCCGCGAGACCCCGGCGCGCAACGCCGAGTTCGCACGCAGCCTGTCCATCTCGGAGTCGGATCCGTGGATCCTGCAGGAGTTCATCGCCGGACGCGAGTACTGCACCCACGGCACGGTGCGCAACGGTGCGCTCACGGTCTACGGCTGCTGCGAGTCGTCGGCCTTCCAGGTGAACTACGCCATGGTGGACAAGCCCGAGATCCGCTCCTGGGTGGAGCATTTCGTCACCTCGCTCGGCGCGACCGGCCAGATGTCGTTCGACTTCATCGAGGCACCCGACGGTCACGCCTACGCCATCGAGTGCAATCCGCGGACCCATTCGGCGATCACGATGTACTACGACCACCCCGATGTCGCGGCGGCGTACCTCGAGGACGACCACCCGGTCATCACCCCGAGATCGACTGCGCGCCCGACGTACTGGATCTACCACGAGCTCTGGCGACTGATCACCGAGTCCGGGCGCCGTCGGCACCGGCTGCGGACCATCGCCGATGGGACCGACGCCATCTTCTCGTGGACCGATCCCCTGCCCTACCTGCTGGTGCACCACCTGCAGATCCCGTCGTTGCTGTGGAACAACATGCGGCGTGGGAGTGGTTGGACGCGCATCGATTTCAACATCGGCAAGCTCGTCGAGACGGGCGGCGACTAG
- a CDS encoding acyl-CoA thioesterase → MTDLIVQSDLDKLLDLFELTDAGDDVFIGRHPEQVTARTFGGQLLAQGVIAAGRTIVKGDPPVHALHAHFIRGGDVSQPLEYHVHRSRDARSFANRQVTAMQGDAEIFTMLVAFQDSTAGLEHTVSTPEVPYPEDLPPLGEHFKGYEDRIAAFVDAIHPIDIRFANDPTWKARESGERLRDNRVWMKADGRLPDNPLLHVAAMCYASDTTVLDSIITTHGLSWGIDRLFAATVNHSMWFHRDFRFDEWMLYATESPVAAGSRGLASGRFFTREGVLATTVAQEALIKYFPPKD, encoded by the coding sequence ATGACGGACCTGATTGTGCAGAGTGATCTCGACAAACTCCTCGACCTGTTCGAGCTGACCGATGCGGGCGACGACGTCTTCATCGGCCGCCATCCCGAGCAGGTGACCGCACGGACCTTCGGTGGACAACTGCTCGCGCAGGGCGTGATCGCGGCCGGCCGGACCATCGTCAAGGGCGATCCGCCGGTGCATGCGCTGCACGCCCACTTCATCCGCGGTGGCGACGTGTCCCAGCCGTTGGAGTATCACGTGCACCGCTCGCGTGACGCGCGCAGCTTCGCCAACCGCCAGGTGACCGCCATGCAGGGTGACGCCGAGATCTTCACGATGCTCGTCGCGTTCCAGGACAGCACCGCCGGTCTCGAGCACACCGTCTCCACGCCCGAGGTCCCGTACCCGGAGGATCTGCCCCCACTGGGTGAGCACTTCAAGGGGTACGAGGACCGGATCGCGGCGTTCGTCGACGCCATCCACCCGATCGACATCCGATTCGCCAACGACCCCACCTGGAAGGCGCGGGAGTCCGGTGAACGCCTGCGCGACAACCGGGTGTGGATGAAGGCAGACGGTCGGCTGCCGGACAATCCTCTGTTGCACGTGGCGGCGATGTGTTACGCCTCCGACACCACCGTGCTGGACTCGATCATCACCACCCACGGACTCTCGTGGGGAATCGACCGGTTGTTCGCCGCCACGGTGAACCACTCGATGTGGTTCCACCGCGACTTCCGCTTCGACGAGTGGATGCTCTACGCGACGGAGTCGCCGGTCGCCGCCGGGTCACGCGGGCTGGCCTCGGGCCGGTTCTTCACGCGCGAGGGCGTCCTCGCGACCACGGTCGCCCAGGAGGCGTTGATCAAGTACTTCCCGCCGAAGGACTGA
- a CDS encoding glutamate synthase subunit beta has translation MADPRGFLNVDKVEDRARPAADRVRDWDDVYIDHDPLQLRIEVAGQARRCMDCGIPFCHSGSAGCPLGNLIPEWNDLVRRGRWDAASERLHATNNFPEFTGKICPAPCESACVLSIAEKTTGGSVTIKRIEKTIAETAWRDGGVEPKIPAIRSGRSVGVVGSGPAGLAAAQQLTRAGHDVTVYERDDRLGGLLRYGIPEYKLQKSDIDRRLAQMRAEGTEFQTGCEVGVDLGVAELRDRHDAVVLAVGALDARDNPVPGRELAGVHLAMEHLVSANRECEGDGPSGISARDRDVVIIGGGDTGADCLGTAHRQGARSVTQLDYNPELPADRDEGMSPWPTWPLVMRTSSSHVEGGERRYQVAVQRFRGDDSGHVTHLVLAEVEVRRDDTGARSIVPVGEEFEIPCDMALFAIGFSGVEHSALLTDLGVELDRRKTVPCGDDWGTAADGVFVCGDAHRGASLVVWAIAEGRAAARGVDLFLMGASDLPAPVHPDAVPLSAR, from the coding sequence GTGGCTGACCCACGCGGATTCTTGAACGTCGACAAGGTCGAGGACCGGGCGCGCCCGGCGGCCGACCGTGTCCGGGACTGGGATGACGTCTACATCGATCACGATCCGCTGCAACTGCGGATCGAGGTCGCCGGGCAGGCGCGCCGGTGCATGGACTGCGGGATCCCGTTCTGCCACTCGGGGAGCGCCGGCTGTCCGCTGGGCAACCTCATCCCGGAATGGAACGATCTCGTGCGTCGCGGTCGGTGGGACGCCGCGAGCGAGCGGCTGCACGCGACGAACAACTTCCCGGAGTTCACCGGCAAGATCTGTCCGGCGCCCTGCGAATCGGCGTGCGTCCTGTCGATCGCCGAGAAGACCACCGGCGGCAGCGTCACGATCAAGCGGATCGAGAAGACGATCGCCGAGACCGCCTGGCGCGACGGCGGAGTCGAACCCAAGATCCCCGCGATCCGATCGGGTCGTTCGGTCGGCGTCGTCGGATCGGGACCCGCCGGCCTCGCCGCCGCGCAACAGCTGACCCGTGCCGGCCACGACGTCACCGTCTACGAACGCGACGACCGGCTGGGCGGACTGCTGCGGTACGGCATCCCCGAGTACAAGCTCCAGAAGTCCGACATCGACCGCCGGTTGGCACAGATGCGGGCCGAGGGAACGGAATTCCAGACCGGGTGCGAGGTGGGTGTCGATCTGGGTGTCGCCGAGCTACGGGATCGCCACGACGCCGTCGTGCTCGCGGTGGGGGCGCTCGACGCCCGCGACAACCCTGTGCCCGGCCGGGAGCTGGCCGGGGTGCACCTCGCGATGGAACATCTCGTCTCCGCCAACCGGGAGTGCGAGGGTGACGGCCCCTCGGGCATCTCGGCGCGCGACAGGGACGTCGTCATCATCGGCGGCGGCGACACCGGTGCCGACTGCCTGGGCACCGCGCACCGTCAGGGCGCACGGTCGGTCACGCAGCTCGACTACAACCCCGAGCTTCCCGCCGACCGTGACGAGGGGATGTCCCCGTGGCCGACGTGGCCACTGGTGATGCGGACCTCGTCGTCGCACGTGGAAGGGGGCGAGCGTCGCTATCAGGTTGCCGTGCAACGGTTCCGGGGTGATGACTCCGGTCACGTCACCCACCTGGTGCTGGCCGAGGTCGAGGTGCGTCGCGACGACACCGGCGCACGCTCGATCGTCCCGGTGGGCGAGGAGTTCGAGATCCCCTGCGACATGGCGCTGTTCGCGATCGGCTTCTCCGGCGTCGAGCACTCGGCGCTGCTCACCGACCTCGGTGTCGAACTCGATCGCAGGAAGACCGTGCCGTGTGGCGATGACTGGGGGACCGCGGCCGACGGCGTGTTCGTCTGCGGCGACGCCCATCGCGGTGCATCCCTGGTGGTGTGGGCCATCGCCGAGGGGCGGGCCGCCGCGCGGGGTGTCGACCTCTTCCTCATGGGCGCGTCCGATCTGCCCGCGCCGGTGCACCCCGACGCGGTGCCGCTGTCGGCGCGATGA
- a CDS encoding TauD/TfdA dioxygenase family protein, whose translation MDALTAAQTDLLRNLLAHHGVVILPDQHIDDDQFRLFLRSFGKTVFTEGETPVPGHPDLNVISNVGRTTPPRSQFHVDTSYVRHPPAYTALRAVDVPEQGGQTLFSNQFRAFETLPADVRENLLDRTVTHVMTGLELDDDAETSAEHPLCRVHPVSKRTALYLSTPQRCAAVSGLSPEEAEYTVASLLEHSTREDNVLRHNWSPGDVVMWDNRAVMHRADHSGVVGDRVMHRGMVAEAV comes from the coding sequence GTGGACGCGCTCACCGCCGCCCAGACCGACCTGCTGCGCAACCTGTTGGCGCACCACGGCGTGGTCATCCTGCCCGACCAGCACATCGACGACGATCAGTTCCGGCTGTTCCTGCGGAGCTTCGGCAAGACCGTGTTCACCGAGGGCGAGACCCCGGTGCCGGGGCATCCCGATCTCAACGTGATCAGCAATGTCGGTCGGACGACACCGCCGCGGTCGCAGTTCCACGTCGACACGAGCTACGTGCGTCACCCACCCGCCTACACCGCCCTGCGTGCGGTGGACGTCCCGGAGCAGGGTGGACAGACGTTGTTCAGCAACCAGTTCCGCGCGTTCGAGACCCTACCCGCCGACGTCCGGGAGAACCTCCTGGACCGCACCGTCACACACGTGATGACCGGGTTGGAACTCGACGACGACGCCGAGACCTCCGCCGAACACCCGCTGTGTCGGGTACACCCGGTGTCCAAGCGCACCGCGCTGTACCTGTCGACGCCACAGCGTTGCGCCGCGGTGAGTGGTCTCAGCCCGGAGGAGGCCGAGTACACCGTCGCGTCGCTGCTCGAGCACAGCACCCGCGAGGACAACGTCCTGCGACACAACTGGTCCCCGGGCGACGTGGTCATGTGGGACAACCGCGCCGTGATGCACCGCGCGGACCACTCCGGTGTGGTCGGCGACCGGGTCATGCACCGCGGCATGGTCGCAGAGGCCGTCTGA